Proteins from one Panthera leo isolate Ple1 chromosome D1, P.leo_Ple1_pat1.1, whole genome shotgun sequence genomic window:
- the LOC122200240 gene encoding spliceosome-associated protein CWC15 homolog: protein MATAARPTFEPARRGRGKGEGDFSQLSKQYSGRDLPSHTKIKYRQTTQDAPEEVRNRDFRRELEERERAAAREKNRDRPTQEYTTSSSVSEKPRLDQIPAANLDADDPLTDEEDEDEDFEEESDDDDTAALLAELEKIKKERAEEQARKEQEQKAEEERIRMENILSGNPLLNLTGPSQPQANFKVKRRWDDDVVFKNCAKGVDDQKKDKRFVNDTLRAEFHKKFMEKYIK, encoded by the coding sequence ATGGCAACAGCAGCTAGGCCAACTTTTGAACCTGCGAGAcgggggagaggaaaaggagaaggtgaTTTCAGCCAACTCTCAAAGCAGTATTCAGGTAGAGACCTACCTTCTcatacaaagataaaatatagaCAAACCACTCAGGATGCCCCTGAAGAGGTTCGCAACCGTGACTTCAGGAGagagctggaggagagagagcgagctgccgccagagaaaaaaatagagatcgTCCAACACAAGAATATACAACCTCCTCATCCGTGTCAGAGAAACCTCGGTTAGACCAGATTCCTGCTGCCAACCTTGATGCAGATGATCCTCTAACAGATGAGGAAGATGAAGATGAAGATTTTGAAGAGgagagtgatgatgatgatactgcAGCTCTTCTTGCAGagctagaaaaaattaaaaaagaaagagctgaagAGCAGGCCAGGAAGGAACAAGAACAAAAagctgaagaagaaagaatacGTATGGAAAACATATTGAGTGGAAACCCTCTCCTTAATCTCACTGGCCCATCCCAGCCTCAGGCCAACTTCAAAGTTAAAAGAAGGTGGGATGATGATGTTGTTTTCAAGAACTGTGCAAAAGGTGTAGATGatcagaagaaagacaaaagatttgTAAATGATACACTGCGAGCTGAATTTCACAAAAAGTTCAtggagaaatatattaaatag